The following coding sequences lie in one Nitrospirota bacterium genomic window:
- a CDS encoding DUF2326 domain-containing protein, with protein MKLSRLYSNKPEIFEPIDFIAGLNVILAEIRLPENKKKDTHNLGKTTLGRLIDFCLLSGRDKDFFLFKHKEIFEDFIFFIEIELLDGTFITVRRSVENATKISFKKHNDRKQDFSELPETSWDHLDIPFEKSKELLDGILDLRSIKPWPYRKGLAYLLRSQKDYIDVFQLDKFKSSHKDWKPYLAQILGFNAEIIMEHYSKEEELSRKQDAEKIIKDELGASADNLSEIEGILSFKQIDTEKKQKSLDAFDFRGNDKEKTEQLVDEIDDEIADLNSRRYYLMHNKKKINSSLEEQRILFNPEEAKILFEEVGVFFQGQIKRDFEQLIKFNRAITEERRSYLLEERNEIDAQLKVIDSQLNEFGKKRSDTLSFLSDTDAFSKYKQLTNELVILKAEIENLEDKRKKLHRLHELRKEIRTLDSEKKQLQTLIEEDVAKLNSDKGALFDKIRILFNKIIEEIVDQKAVMSVEPNKEGHLDFRAEFLDKEGNTTSAGMGHTYKKLLCIAFDMAILHAHASDRFPHFVFHDGVFESLDDRKKENLLRVIREYSNYGIQHIITLIDSDLPQQIPSEETLFEDSEIVLKLHDENESGRLFKMPSW; from the coding sequence TCTGCCTATTGTCAGGAAGAGATAAAGATTTTTTCTTATTTAAGCATAAAGAAATATTTGAAGATTTTATATTTTTCATTGAGATCGAATTACTTGACGGCACATTTATAACTGTAAGACGTAGTGTTGAAAATGCCACTAAAATTAGCTTTAAGAAGCACAATGATAGGAAGCAAGACTTTTCGGAACTTCCTGAAACCAGTTGGGATCATTTAGATATACCGTTTGAAAAATCAAAAGAACTCTTGGACGGAATTCTCGATCTTCGTTCGATAAAACCTTGGCCGTATCGAAAAGGGTTGGCTTATTTACTTCGCTCTCAAAAAGATTATATAGATGTTTTTCAGCTTGATAAATTTAAATCTTCTCATAAAGACTGGAAGCCATATTTAGCTCAAATCCTTGGTTTCAATGCCGAGATCATTATGGAACACTATAGTAAAGAAGAAGAGCTATCGAGGAAACAGGACGCTGAGAAAATCATAAAGGATGAACTTGGTGCGTCCGCCGACAATCTTAGTGAAATTGAAGGGATATTATCTTTTAAGCAAATCGACACGGAAAAAAAACAGAAGTCCCTCGATGCCTTTGATTTCCGAGGTAACGACAAAGAAAAGACTGAACAACTTGTTGATGAAATCGATGATGAAATCGCAGATTTAAATTCAAGGCGGTATTACCTGATGCACAATAAGAAAAAGATTAACTCCTCACTTGAAGAACAAAGAATTCTTTTCAATCCTGAAGAAGCTAAAATACTATTCGAAGAAGTCGGTGTTTTTTTTCAAGGACAGATAAAACGTGACTTTGAACAATTAATAAAATTCAATCGTGCAATAACGGAAGAGCGAAGATCGTATTTGCTTGAAGAACGTAACGAAATTGATGCTCAGTTAAAAGTTATTGATTCTCAACTTAATGAATTTGGTAAGAAACGTTCCGATACTCTTTCATTTTTAAGTGATACCGATGCTTTCTCAAAATATAAGCAGCTAACCAATGAACTGGTCATATTGAAAGCCGAAATAGAAAATCTGGAAGATAAGCGTAAAAAACTTCATCGGCTGCATGAATTACGAAAAGAAATTCGCACACTTGATAGCGAAAAGAAACAGCTTCAAACACTTATAGAAGAGGATGTCGCAAAACTGAATTCAGACAAAGGTGCTTTGTTTGACAAGATACGTATTTTATTCAACAAGATAATTGAAGAAATTGTTGATCAAAAGGCAGTTATGAGTGTGGAGCCTAATAAAGAAGGACATCTTGACTTCAGAGCAGAGTTTTTAGATAAGGAAGGGAATACAACAAGTGCCGGTATGGGACATACATATAAAAAGCTTCTTTGTATCGCTTTTGATATGGCTATTCTTCATGCCCACGCCTCCGATCGATTCCCACATTTCGTTTTCCACGATGGAGTTTTCGAATCTCTCGATGACAGAAAAAAAGAGAACCTGCTTCGTGTTATCAGAGAATATTCGAATTATGGAATCCAGCATATTATTACTTTGATCGATTCCGATCTCCCCCAACAAATACCATCTGAAGAAACATTATTTGAAGATTCGGAGATTGTTCTCAAGCTTCACGACGAAAACGAAAGTGGCCGGCTCTTCAAAATGCCATCTTGGTAG
- a CDS encoding DUF86 domain-containing protein, with translation MSRRQYMDFINDIYECINDVGDFIENMTYEEFLKDKKTNYAVLRCIEIIGEAAKHIPTEICDKAPDIKWNEIRGMRNRVIHEYFGVDYVIVWKTAREYLPELKAKVEALIKLVSG, from the coding sequence ATGAGCAGGCGACAATACATGGACTTCATAAACGATATCTATGAGTGTATTAATGATGTCGGCGATTTCATTGAAAACATGACGTACGAAGAATTTCTTAAGGATAAGAAAACGAATTACGCAGTGCTCAGGTGTATTGAGATTATTGGTGAAGCCGCCAAACACATACCCACGGAGATTTGTGATAAGGCTCCAGATATAAAATGGAACGAGATCAGGGGCATGAGAAACAGGGTAATCCACGAATATTTCGGTGTGGATTATGTCATAGTTTGGAAAACAGCAAGGGAATACCTGCCGGAACTTAAAGCTAAAGTAGAGGCTCTCATTAAGCTGGTATCTGGATAA
- a CDS encoding nucleotidyltransferase family protein, with protein sequence MQIIKTIDEIKTIINSNREVLESRFKVKTIGVFGSYVRGAQNKWSDIDILVEFSEPVDLIQFIELENYLAGKLGKKVDLVTKNALKPFIGKCILDEVVYV encoded by the coding sequence ATGCAAATTATAAAGACAATAGATGAGATAAAGACGATAATCAACTCCAACAGGGAGGTGCTTGAGAGCAGATTTAAGGTCAAGACCATTGGAGTCTTTGGCTCATATGTCCGCGGAGCGCAAAATAAATGGAGCGATATCGATATTCTTGTTGAGTTTAGTGAACCGGTTGATTTAATCCAGTTTATTGAACTTGAGAACTACCTTGCCGGCAAACTTGGGAAAAAAGTTGACCTTGTTACGAAAAACGCTCTAAAACCATTCATAGGAAAGTGCATACTTGATGAGGTTGTTTACGTATGA